In Miscanthus floridulus cultivar M001 chromosome 8, ASM1932011v1, whole genome shotgun sequence, the sequence gcgagctgcgcgaatcttccagcaagttgatctgtcgtcgtcgccgaaatagaatggtcttcatggtgatccgaattttcgaggagacggctttggagcttgccattgtcacctgcctcgcagatccatgaaccgaagatgaaggttgatcccgtcgagaagatcatgttgtcgaggtccgtcgagccctcggatgcaaagtcgctaaaatcccctacctggcgcgccagctgtcgatgtttcaccaccgatagcctgccacaagggtacccggggcagtatgttcgggcttcagcgtatgcggaactcgacggttaacgcaagagacaatcgatttatcctagttcggaccctcgatctttgatcgagtaatagccctacgtccagtcggcgttagcctttgcgttggattgattgtgaagtgttctgTTGTAAAAGTcgtgtctctaggaaccctgcccccCCTTATATAGTCAgggggtcagaatcctagtcggtttacaatgagagttcctagtagtattatagaataatactactactaagattacaagggaagaatcctaattggactagatcttctctcttccttactgggtatcccatgggtcccgcaccgacagatGGTAGTGTTTGCTTTACCATCAAACACTCACCTCAACTATACAAAATTTGTTCCTCACTGAGATATATAAGGACTGAACTGACTACAAGTTGTAAATTGAGATATAAAAGGATTGAAATGGCTACAAAGTTATATGTCCTAGCAGAATATATTTTTTTTACTAATTTGCTTCCCTACTTCTTCATTTTGCATACCTCTCACTATCTAACTACTCCCCGAAAGTGACCGTCCCATGGGTGACATGATATGTCTAGCTTGTTGATTCCAAAGAGATTAGGATAGAAGGTATAGAGACCCTCGGTTAGCTAGACAATCTAAGCCACAAAGAACATTTTACAGAATAAGAAAATGCATAATGTTTAAGTTGTAATTTTTTTCATGATACTTTCAAGGATGAATGCACTATTCAAATATACACACTAGCTTGGAGGGGGCGCGATAATCATGATCAATTGAGTTGAACTTTCAGATATCACCCTTGCATAAATGATAGTTATCCTTTAGCAACGCATGAGCATAGATTACCATGTTGATTTCCATCAAATAGTAGTAGAGAATCCGATTCTGTTAATGTTGTTTAGTCCGAAAATTTTCTTTAACAACAAGTTTCTTCTACAACAGACTTCTAATTACACGCAAACAAGAACTCAGCGTCTCGATTTTGGCTTAACAACAATATTCGTCCAAAACCAAATAATATCTAGTGAAAATTATATTTCGCTAACGTTACTATGCACAGGCACTCACCTAAGCTAGTAGATATAGAAGATAAACGGATATAGAGAAATCGACCATGGGCTCGCTCCTTCCTAAATAAAAAGCACAATGCAATCAGCCGGTACACCCTACCGGTAACGGCATAGTGTCCCAATCTGTCTCAGTTTAGCATGAAACGATGGTCCATGAATGACCACAGAATCGAGTACATACGTACGGTGCTTGACCgctagcagcagcagctagctactAGTTTCGATTCTTGATGGTGGGGCGAACGTTGATCGTCACCTTGGCAGCTGTGCGCGGCACGATTACGACGTCGACGGTGCTATCGTCCTCAGCGTCGAGGTCGTACAGCACGTCGGTGATGCAGAGGGAGACCTTCCCCTTCCGCGTCCCGCCGGCGCCGGAGCCCGGCACGACGGCGAAGCTCCCGGCGTACTCCTTGTACTGCGGTCCCACCTGCAACGCCTTGTCCGCGGGGACGTTGATGGCCACGTCGAACTTGTTGTTCGCCTGCGGGTCGAACTCGACGCCGTCGATCACCAGCAGCTGCTCCTTCCCCGCCTCCCTGACCGGCACAGCCACGGCCGGCACCTCCACGACCTGGCCCTTGGTCAGGGCGAGCGGGaacaccggcgccgccgccgacgacctCGCCGGCGCGCCGCTGTCCTTGCCGTGGGGCACCAGCGTCGTGATCTTGGGCCGCAGCCACGGCAGGTCCCTGTCGGCCTCGACGTCGTACGCGTAGCCGAGGTCGCGCGTGTCCAGGACGTCGCGGAACTTGATGCGCACCTTCCGCGGCCTCTTGACGCCGTCGTAGAAGACGAAGCTGGCGTCGAGCCAGTCCGTGTCCGTGATGCCCTGCCCGCCGCCGAGTCTGGTGGACCAGAGGTGCCACATGCGGTCCACGTTGGCGTGGTGCGAGTAGAAGAGCGGGTCCCGCCCCGCCGACCCCAGGAACCCCATGTCGTTGTTGCAGCTGTACGCGCCCGGCTTGCTGTGGTTCTGGACGCCGCCGGAAGCTTCGCTACAAGTCGCCGTCGCCGGCGTCGGGCCCGCCTTGCCGACCCAGACGTGCACGGCGGTGTGCGCCATCCGCTCCAGCGAGCCCATGCTGCTCGTGCTTGACCCGAGGTCGGTGCAGTACTTCTCGCCCAGGAACGACTCCGCGCCCTTACGTACTTGCTGCCAGCAGTTCCGTCAAAATGAAGCCAAAGGTGGTCAATTTGCTCACGTGCTGTACACGGCGgagtatgtatatatgtatgtatatatgtatatatatatatacacacctgGTTGTATACGGTGCTCAGGTTCTTGTTAACAAGTTTCTTGTATTTTTCGTCCTTTGGGCCCTTGAAAGGGATGGGCTCCGCATCCCGGTCGTTGAGGTAGTCTAGGTCGATCAGCGCGTCGAGGTTCGCCGGGTTCCGGTTGGCGTCGTACAGCGGGTTGCTGGCTGTGGAGCCCTCGCTGAAGAGAGGCGGCACCACCATGCCGGCGGGGGCGTCCCAGTTCCAGAACGGCAGCGCGAAGGTATCGTCGCCGATGAGCTGCCCGAGTGCGCGCTCGTAGAAGTAGATGTACATGCGGTGCCACGGCGCGAAGATCCACGAGAAGTGCACGTCGAACGTCGGGTCgtccttcgccgccgccgccgagcgggACGACGACCGGTGGTAGCTGTAGTAGCTGTCGCAGTAGGCCTGGTGGATGGCCGCCTGCGCCGCGAAGCTCAGCGGGTTCGACTCCGGCAGCGCCTTCATCTTCTCGACGGCCTCCTTGTACTTCTCCTGGTATTCCCGGCTCAGGAGATGCACCGGCTGCCGGACGCGCGTCACCTTCGCCTCCGGCGTGAAGTCCACCACGGGGGCCGTCGCCGACACCAGGGGGCACGGCAACACCCCTTCCGTGTCCGTGCACTGGACGGTGTTCTCGTTCACCTTGTCGGCCCTGGTGCACTCGGCATCCGCGAGGCCCGGGTACCAGGCGAGCCCGGCGGCGACACCGGACAGGCCGTTGAGCATCACGTCACGCCGGGGCAGCCAGAGGAGGCCATCATTGTCGCCCCGGCCGCCGCCGGTGGCCCTGCACGACACCGTGTGGCGTCGGAACCTGGCGGCGGCGGTCTTCTTCTTGGACGGGCATGCAGAGGGCGCCGAGACGAGGGTGCTGGAGGTGGTGCAGGCGCTCGCCATGGAGCCGTTCATGTCTACGCGAGACTACGAGATAGCAGTGGTCTGGATTTGGACGTTGCCGCACACATCCATCCATGCCCAAGGCCAGTATATATAGTGCAAgtcactaccggagacggcttctttgccgagtgtcccagactttacCAAGTGCTTTTTATcgagcgctcggcaaagaggctatttgtcgagtgtcagagagaaagcactcggcaaacaactggcactcggcaaagaggtagtttgccgagtgccgagcactcggtaaacaataacactcggtaaacaataacactcggcaacgATCAGGTTtgcgagtgtcgggcactcggcaaatcagaacactcggcaaagggccgggtaaacaataacactcggcaacgATCAGGTTtgcgagtgtcgggcactcggcaaatcagaacactcggcaaagggccgccacCGTTAATGGCTggcagccgccgttaaccctttaccgagtgtcttctcctgacactcggcaaagcgctgatttgccgagtgtcatttttttgacactcggcaaaccatttttctcacttttgacctccaaactttttctgcagtcctcatacaatacctggtactccatgttccaatgtggcatatttctcggactttttctatatttttttaatttatttcatttcatTGAATTTTCttgaataattcaaattataatagctagtcattcgaataatgaaaaaaatgaataaaaaaataatattcatgttatttagtataatgtgaggccatatctaggaatagaccaccaatttctaacatcttgttcacgaaatatgaccacgaacttgcggtcaagttgtttttaaattctataaaaagcaaacgaacaccgaaaatcttgaaacttgtcgagatgtcatgatatcatatgtggaggttgtgataaaaattgagaaggtttcacgcaagttgtcacgtacgatgcttgcaaaccgaagaatcatAAAGTTGGGACCGCCAGTCcgggtggcactcgacaaagaattttaaaaagacTTATGTGGgtttgtgagggcagtctatgtcctagaaaagctaacAGATGTAAGCGGGTCCGGCCTcatagaggcgggacgttacagaatggtatcagagccgactctcgcggtttcataGACGCGTGTGTCGTAGTTGCGCAAGCATGGTGCGCATGACtagagtggtcacacagcatggcacatgcgctggcactggacacacggatgtggccaagaggggacgttcctggcttgggattgaccgacgaggacgtcggtctcttaagggggtgatgatgtaacatcccggcccaaggcttaacaggattaatatgatactcataccaacaagttgcaacttcttttccggaggcccatctctaaagaactctgaggttaagcatgcttagcctagagcaatttcaagatgggTGACCGATCGGGAAATCTTTCCCGGGtgcacacgagtgaggacaaagtacgcagaaaagacttgtgtgggtctatgagggcagtctatgtcctagaaaagttgttagatgtaagcgggcccgatCTCATAGAGGCAGGGACGTtacaaggagcacttccctggcctggtttaGTACACCGGAGTGACagggccggcctactcgtttgaccactacgccgccgcccCTGATGCTGTAGATCAGGACCagcagggtattcaacaacaaggtggagtgggtgaagcaagagctgctgtgggtaagtcttcctcgtactacattgctcaatacatcgtattcattggacattcttaaaataataaatggatacatcgtgtttgtatgcaggagTTCTTTAGATGCCAGAACAgacatgaggccagggcagatgtggtggctaccaaa encodes:
- the LOC136471991 gene encoding polyphenol oxidase I, chloroplastic-like, with product MNGSMASACTTSSTLVSAPSACPSKKKTAAARFRRHTVSCRATGGGRGDNDGLLWLPRRDVMLNGLSGVAAGLAWYPGLADAECTRADKVNENTVQCTDTEGVLPCPLVSATAPVVDFTPEAKVTRVRQPVHLLSREYQEKYKEAVEKMKALPESNPLSFAAQAAIHQAYCDSYYSYHRSSSRSAAAAKDDPTFDVHFSWIFAPWHRMYIYFYERALGQLIGDDTFALPFWNWDAPAGMVVPPLFSEGSTASNPLYDANRNPANLDALIDLDYLNDRDAEPIPFKGPKDEKYKKLVNKNLSTVYNQQVRKGAESFLGEKYCTDLGSSTSSMGSLERMAHTAVHVWVGKAGPTPATATCSEASGGVQNHSKPGAYSCNNDMGFLGSAGRDPLFYSHHANVDRMWHLWSTRLGGGQGITDTDWLDASFVFYDGVKRPRKVRIKFRDVLDTRDLGYAYDVEADRDLPWLRPKITTLVPHGKDSGAPARSSAAAPVFPLALTKGQVVEVPAVAVPVREAGKEQLLVIDGVEFDPQANNKFDVAINVPADKALQVGPQYKEYAGSFAVVPGSGAGGTRKGKVSLCITDVLYDLDAEDDSTVDVVIVPRTAAKVTINVRPTIKNRN